From one Amphiura filiformis chromosome 13, Afil_fr2py, whole genome shotgun sequence genomic stretch:
- the LOC140168674 gene encoding carboxypeptidase B-like, translating into MFIVMWTIRGFLFAFCIILGVGERIRYDGYQVLRITPENENELRTLHNMQSSSLGEMIDFWKGPTFVNKPVDIMVSPDSKDYIIHSLMRGGVTKIITFIKDVQAMIEPPKRRMVRSTEFDYYNFNTIESINRWVTDTATEYSTVTEGSLGSSFEGRSIKYLKISQGGSKKAVVMQGGMHAREWLSPATVIYLAKKLGEGGPEATEMLDKFDFYIIPVLNVDGYAYTWTNNRMWRTTRSHYNFTYCIGVDPNRNFDIDWDDSKDVGGSSAIPCSDTYRGLEPFSEVEVAALRDFVISLGGGTNNKHGGNVAMYIDYHTYSQRWLFPFGYKTWDEQRTSRALPRKPGVGVGGNGVSGRNKDRVLLQGGAERAVKALKRVHGTFYDVGDLMTTIYPVTGDSCDYMYEVQNVKFAYGVEGRDQGDENGEGGYGFIAPPTEIQPSGEENWAALVALCKYVFQHI; encoded by the exons ATACCAGGTGTTACGAATTACTCCAGAAAATGAAAACGAACTCCGCACTCTTCACAATATGCAAAGCTCTAGCCTTGGAGAAATG ATTGACTTCTGGAAGGGTCCAACATTTGTGAACAAACCGGTTGATATCATGGTATCACCGGATTCAAAGGATTACATTATCCATTCGCTTATGCGTGGAGGAGTTACtaaaattattacatttattaAGGATGTGCAAGCCATGATTGAACCACCAAAGAGGCGCATGGTTAGATCAACAGAATTTGATTACTACAATTTTAACACAATTGAAAGT ATTAATCGTTGGGTAACCGATACAGCCACAGAATACTCTACTGTAACTGAAGGATCTCTGGGTAGTTCCTTTGAAGGAAGGTCTATAAAATACCTCAAG ATTTCACAGGGAGGATCAAAGAAAGCCGTAGTAATGCAAGGAGGCATGCATGCTCGTGAATGGCTATCACCAGCTACTGTTATCTACTTAGCAAAAAAG CTTGGCGAAGGAGGTCCTGAAGCGACTGAAATGCTCGACAAGTTCGACTTTTATATAATTCCTGTGTTGAACGTAGATGGCTATGCATACACATGGACTAAT AACAGAATGTGGCGGACGACTCGTTCACACTATAATTTCACGTATTGTATAGGAGTGGACCCAAACAGGAACTTTGACATTGATTGGGATGATTCGAAAG ATGTAGGTGGGTCTAGTGCCATCCCTTGTAGCGATACGTACCGAGGTTTAGAGCCGTTTTCCGAGGTTGAAGTTGCAGCACTTCGTGATTTTGTGATCAGTCTCGGCGGCGGCACGAATAATAAGCACGGTGGAAATGTGGCTATGTACATTGACTACCATACTTACAGCCAACGTTGGCTGTTCCCGTTTGGCTATAAAACATGGGACGAACAAAGAACGTCCCGTGCCCTGCCGCGGAAACCCGGTGTTGGTGTGGGTGGTAATGGTGTGTCCGGCCGTAACAAGGATCGAGTATTGCTG CAAGGTGGTGCAGAAAGAGCAGTTAAAGCATTGAAAAGAGTACATGGAACTTTTTACGACGTAGGCGATCTTATGACAACTATTT aTCCAGTAACTGGTGATAGCTGTGATTACATGTATGAAGTACAGAACGTTAAATTCGCATACGGTGTAGAAGGGCGAGATCAAGGAGATGAAAATGGTGAAGGCGGGTATGGATTTATTGCGCCACCAACTGAAATTCAGCCTAGCGGTGAAGAAAATTGGGCTGCTCTTGTAGCTCTTTGCAAATACGTATTTCAGCACATCTAA